A stretch of the Pirellulales bacterium genome encodes the following:
- a CDS encoding BON domain-containing protein has protein sequence MIQINGEFDEYFDQHRDGVIEQQVRAFLNGHHVPSLRRLVVSVVAGTVTLQGNLRTFYEKQLSHQCLRRIAGVRRLVDHTVVRDRTA, from the coding sequence ATGATCCAGATCAACGGAGAGTTCGACGAATATTTCGACCAGCACCGCGACGGAGTGATCGAGCAGCAAGTTAGGGCTTTTTTGAACGGGCACCATGTACCGTCGCTGCGGCGACTGGTGGTGTCCGTCGTTGCGGGAACGGTCACTTTGCAGGGAAATCTCAGGACGTTCTATGAGAAGCAATTGTCGCACCAATGCCTGCGGCGCATCGCGGGCGTGCGGCGATTAGTCGACCATACGGTTGTACGCGACCGGACAGCGTAA
- a CDS encoding DUF1559 domain-containing protein, which yields MTQSITARSTRARNKHAQPQGFTLVELLVVIAIIGILIGLLLPAVQAAREAARRTQCTNNLKQLGLAITNFADTKGYLPTAIRPPVGARLALYTVVLPYMEGGNLIANYDITKNWDDQSTLAPANNLTVAMQIVPNLNCPSTGADMDRWDSDPQASSLSTGYGTGSPTQVRVMCSDYGATTGVATQLATPPSGPALVQYAGPGMMPQVDPTLTTLPATNGQQKLSPKLSDVTDGLSNTIAMAESAGRPFVYRKNGLLNADQLVNRVNGGGWARAANDFAIEGSNPDGTFPSTLSATSPPFGTCGINCTNGQDIGTINGGATPWPYYNTEGTGEVYSFHTSGANALFGDGSVHFLNQSLPINVLAALVTRGQGEPAPSY from the coding sequence ATGACACAAAGCATCACGGCACGCAGTACCAGGGCACGAAATAAGCACGCACAACCGCAGGGATTCACGCTGGTGGAATTGTTGGTGGTAATCGCCATCATCGGCATTTTGATCGGCTTACTGTTGCCGGCCGTGCAGGCCGCGCGCGAGGCGGCTCGCCGCACGCAATGCACCAACAACCTCAAGCAGTTGGGACTGGCGATTACGAATTTCGCTGACACCAAGGGCTATCTTCCCACCGCGATCCGGCCCCCCGTCGGCGCGCGTCTGGCCCTCTACACCGTGGTGCTGCCGTACATGGAAGGGGGTAACCTGATCGCGAACTACGACATCACGAAGAACTGGGACGATCAGAGCACGTTAGCGCCGGCCAATAACCTCACGGTGGCGATGCAGATCGTGCCGAACCTGAATTGCCCCTCGACCGGCGCGGATATGGATCGTTGGGATTCGGATCCCCAGGCGTCGTCGCTGTCGACCGGATACGGCACCGGCAGCCCAACCCAGGTGCGAGTCATGTGCTCCGACTACGGCGCGACGACGGGCGTTGCGACGCAATTGGCTACCCCGCCGTCTGGCCCCGCGCTCGTGCAGTACGCCGGGCCGGGCATGATGCCGCAGGTCGATCCAACCTTGACCACGCTCCCTGCCACCAATGGTCAGCAGAAACTTTCGCCGAAGCTGTCCGATGTGACCGATGGCTTGTCGAATACGATTGCCATGGCCGAATCCGCCGGTCGTCCGTTCGTTTACCGTAAGAACGGTTTGTTGAATGCGGATCAATTGGTTAACCGCGTCAACGGTGGCGGTTGGGCACGAGCCGCGAACGATTTCGCAATCGAAGGCTCGAACCCCGACGGCACGTTCCCCAGCACGCTCTCGGCAACATCTCCGCCCTTCGGAACCTGCGGGATCAACTGCACGAACGGGCAGGACATCGGCACGATTAATGGCGGTGCCACGCCGTGGCCTTACTACAACACGGAAGGAACGGGCGAGGTTTACTCGTTCCATACCTCGGGCGCAAACGCCTTGTTTGGCGATGGCTCGGTGCATTTCCTCAATCAGTCGCTGCCAATCAACGTCTTGGCCGCGCTGGTAACACGCGGTCAGGGTGAACCGGCGCCGTCCTACTAA
- a CDS encoding DUF1501 domain-containing protein yields the protein MKPAACPDYLAAVRPTRREVLRAGSLGLLGLSLPKLLAGRAMAEPVSDATFGRAKSCILLFMWGGPAQQETWDLKPEAPAEIRGEFRPIATRVPGIEISEHFPQLALRTDKLAIVRSMTHTNVDHTTATSFLLTGAPPPTDNKFRSDWPHIGAVLARLGRGRGPLPPFISMRPKLENEVPRFVEQSHGQFAGWLGQTYDPLTIDADPSRAGYRVGDFELPPEISVSRFDERRRLLGELNQTLRRRLESDEALGVQDGHYRKAFELLDSTTGGDAFDLEREAPELRDRYGRHPHGQSVLQARRLVERGVPLVTVFWPNDGQKNVSVYWDTHNRNFVDLRERLMPPADQAFSALVDDLASRGLLDETLVVWTGEFGRTPRIGQRNSDAGAGRDGRDHWPGCFSTVLAGGGIRGGQVYGASDKHAAYPALDPVAPVDLVATVYHALGVDPHGLLHDQQGRPMTICPGTPIRRLLV from the coding sequence ATGAAGCCGGCTGCTTGCCCTGATTATCTGGCCGCGGTCCGTCCGACTCGTCGCGAGGTGTTGCGCGCTGGCAGCCTGGGGTTGCTGGGGCTCTCGCTGCCGAAGCTGCTCGCAGGGCGCGCAATGGCCGAGCCGGTGAGCGACGCCACGTTTGGCAGGGCCAAAAGCTGCATCCTGCTCTTCATGTGGGGCGGGCCGGCCCAGCAGGAGACGTGGGATCTAAAGCCCGAGGCACCGGCCGAAATCCGCGGCGAGTTCCGGCCGATCGCGACCCGCGTGCCCGGCATCGAAATCAGCGAGCATTTTCCGCAGCTTGCCCTGCGCACGGATAAGCTGGCCATCGTTCGCTCGATGACGCACACGAATGTCGATCACACCACAGCGACGTCCTTCCTGCTGACCGGAGCACCACCGCCGACCGACAACAAGTTTCGCAGCGACTGGCCGCACATTGGCGCCGTGCTGGCTCGGCTTGGGCGAGGGCGGGGGCCGCTGCCGCCATTCATCTCGATGCGGCCCAAATTGGAAAATGAGGTGCCCCGATTCGTCGAACAGAGCCACGGCCAATTCGCCGGTTGGCTGGGCCAAACCTATGACCCGCTGACGATCGACGCTGATCCGAGTCGGGCCGGCTATCGGGTGGGCGATTTCGAATTGCCGCCGGAAATCTCGGTGAGCCGTTTCGACGAACGGCGCCGATTACTGGGGGAATTGAATCAAACGCTGCGACGACGTTTAGAAAGCGACGAAGCGCTCGGCGTGCAAGACGGTCATTATCGTAAGGCGTTCGAACTGCTGGATTCCACTACTGGCGGTGACGCCTTCGATCTGGAGCGCGAAGCGCCGGAACTTCGAGATCGCTATGGTCGTCACCCACACGGCCAGAGCGTGCTGCAAGCCCGCCGCCTGGTCGAACGCGGTGTTCCGCTGGTAACCGTGTTCTGGCCGAACGACGGTCAGAAGAACGTCAGCGTCTATTGGGACACGCACAACCGCAACTTTGTCGATCTGCGCGAGCGATTGATGCCGCCGGCCGACCAGGCCTTTTCGGCGCTAGTAGATGATCTCGCGTCGCGCGGCTTGCTCGACGAGACGCTGGTCGTATGGACGGGTGAATTCGGGCGAACGCCACGCATCGGCCAGCGGAATAGCGACGCCGGCGCCGGAAGAGATGGCCGTGATCACTGGCCTGGCTGCTTTTCGACGGTGCTTGCTGGCGGAGGCATTCGTGGCGGGCAGGTCTACGGGGCGTCTGACAAGCACGCCGCCTATCCGGCGCTCGACCCCGTGGCGCCGGTCGATTTGGTGGCGACCGTTTATCACGCGTTGGGGGTCGATCCGCACGGCCTGCTGCACGATCAGCAGGGGCGGCCCATGACCATCTGTCCGGGCACGCCGATCCGCCGATTGCTCGTGTGA